In Trichoplusia ni isolate ovarian cell line Hi5 chromosome 2, tn1, whole genome shotgun sequence, the DNA window TTCTAATTGTGACGTTGAAGTCTTCGTTAGCTTAGTCCAGAGTTAACTAATATCATTATTTAGTGAACATGCGCGGTCAGACAAGGGAGGTCGTTTAAAGaatacgaaatttaaaaagaacCCCTCTATACGTGACTTTACAGAACTAGCAGATATAgtgatattaaataaacctCTTTGGAACTGACATACTCCTGACATACAGGATCTACCTAGTTTGGGAGTCAGAGGCTTCATTTACTTTGTGAAACTTTATATGtcaataaagaattattataactatagGAATCATTGGGGGTTTAAGGTCTTCACTGTTGTTAGGGACGATCATGAcctgtgtttaaaaataaaaattgccatCTCTCTTCTTTGACGCGCTAAGGAGACTGTAGAAAACACTTTTTTCTCACTTAGAAGTACTTATTTCATTTAGAAGTACTTATTTCATTTATCAATGTAAATCAATAgcgcatttttaaattaataaatagtgtttAGAGCTATAAACATGGTATCtgttataaaaaatgaagttatttatgtatatttatttctccACAGGTTAAAAATTAAGATCAAATACTCTACGGATCCTACAGCATCCGCGTTACAATGGCTGGAAGCCGAACAGACGTCAGGCAAAAAACACCCATACCTCTTCAGTCAATGTCAGGTAATATAAGCTCGAAATTATTTCACAATGAATACTCATATAAGGTGTACCGTGTAAGTCTCTGAATAAGGTACTATTATAGAAATTTTTGAGCCATTTGAACTTAAAGCCCTAAAGTTTTTGGTGTTTAGCTAATACGGAATGTCGGAACAATTCTACTTATGGTAGATCTGCAATTTCTGCAAGTTTGATAATATCGCTATATtccttcttttttctttttgcggAAAGCAATTGCAATCTCAAGCAGACGTATTATAAGTATGACGAATAAATCACTTACTTTTAAATGCTACTCAATCATCTTTAAGGcgtatcaaattatttttatttcgatacgCCCGGGTCTAAATACTACTATTTCCTAGTGATACTGATAAGTGGAAGAGGTTGTGGTTATTACATTGATTTGTATTGTTTAACAttgaatataaagtaaaataaatattatttattcttcaaAAGTATGACGCATTCTTAAAAAATCACTTCCCCTTTCAGCCTATCCACGCTCGATCCATCCTACCGTGTCAAGACTCACCGGCTGTGAAGTTCACTTACGACGCCGAGATCACAGCTCCTGAGGAGTTCACCGTCCTCATGAGCGCGTTACGAGGCGAGGTCAAGAGTAACAAGACCACCTTCAGACAGCCCATGCCACTACCCTCCTATCTCGTGGCTCTCGCTGTGGGAGTTCTAGAGTCAAGGCAGTTGGGACCAAGGTAAGGCATCCTGAAAGGACTTTACAGAAATGCTTAGGAAGATTTTTGGTGTAcctaaattcattattaaatgatggaaagatttactcacgcgtatttatcaggactTTGCCGAGTGATAATTGCCGAGTTGCGGCGAGTTGAGGATTGCCCGACTATTTTATTCTATGTCTTATTATAATGTAGTCTTATTATAATGCAAGGCTCTTGCCGAGCAGAAGCGAAACGGACCGGTCCTGCCTTTAAAATGTCATTTCGCAACAGGAAATCTCATAGCCAAACCAATGGTACACTGGTTGTATTAAAAGAGGCTTAttgataattgatattaaaacttgGCAGTTGACAAGTAACATTCGTCaacaaatatttctgtttttagtGTTTCTTGGACAGGAGTGCGTGCCAATGACCtcagtttttatcattttatttcccCTCTTTCAGGTCATTAGTATGGTCAGAGAAAGAAGAGATCGAGCGCAGTGCGTGGGAGTTTGCGGAGACTGAGAAGTACCTCCAGGCGGCGGAGAAGCTGTGCGGCCCCTACGAGTGGCGCCAGTACGACCTGCTGGTGTTGCCGCCCTCCTTCCCCTACGGCGGCATGGAGAACCCCTGCCTCACCTTCGTCACGCCCACACTCTTGGTAAGATATTACGGTACTATAGGGcttttgacaaaaaaacaaactttagtccgtcagacaaatacagtgaaataaaatctcgtgtgaagTCATTTACTaatacgctttttactagcaagtggtGTTATCAGCCCCTACTACATTCATACATTTcgccatttaaattatttttaatttttcctacTTTTCAATGATGTggcaaaatgaaaaatacgtattactttttataaaccCGTCTGACGGACTACTTAGGTTTTTTTACTCATATGAAACTCATAATAGTCACTACGATAAAACTCACTGTTACGTGCATCAATTCTGTTACTGACATCACTGTTAAGTGGCAAGTTAAAGagacatttaatattatcaCTAAGAAGAGTGATCTTAATAATGCATCTGATATCTGCTCAgcagttcaatttattttgtgattaacACAATGAATGGGTCATTAACTTGGCGATAGGTTTGTTGATTGACAATGCCACGGTGCTATTGGTATTGTGTTCAGTCAGGCGTGTTCAACCTTTTTACCTCATATAAGGCTGTTTATAATGCCTATAAAGGTGGCTTATGAACTAGAGAAACAGAAACTTAGTGTAAAGTGTTATACTATGTGTTTACGTCATTTTTTACTTAGCTTCTAGAAGGGTATACAATTAGTTATTAGCTCAGTCGCAATACACACCTCGCAAGTGAACCCCGTGTTTTATTTCTCTAAATTCGCAATTAGTGCAATCAATTCAAAATCCAACCTTAACTCCACAACACTATGCAAgaagttataatttaagttgtcaagaaattattgattaaatttcGACAAGCTTTTAAGCAGCTTCTATGACATGAAtagaaaaaagattatttttggaGACATTATTCCAACAATGCGACCTTTCCTCAAacctttgactgcacggatagccaagtgattgaggtcacaacgccaaacctactgtgcgtATCGAATTGCGGATTCGAGCCCGTGTAGGACAACtgtggtgtctttgtgcacgcgATTTgcgtgtttgtgaaacccacgtgacacagggattaaattccataatgaGGGAgtcgtttaagaaaaaaaaccggatattattaaataatttcaattaaaaaaaaacaatcaaaatctAAGCTAAAGTCTGTTTTATCAATTGCAGGCAGGCGACAGGAGTCAAGCTGAGGTCATAGTTCACGAGATAATGCACAGTTGGACGGGCAACCTGGTCACCAACAGGAACTTCGAGCACTTCTGGCTGAACGAGGGATTCACAGTGTTCCTGGAGAGGAAGGTGGCTGCGTCGCTTATCAATGACAGCTCTGAGGCTAAGAAGAGCCGCGACTTCCACAGTCTGTTGGGACTGCAGGAGTTGAATGAAGCGGtatgtagtattttatttgctgatGATAGGGCTATATACTTGTATAGCATGTTGTAAATATGGTGACTAGTCCATTTCGTTAGGCTTTTAACTATAGGTAAACAATTCACATGTGACTTTATAATGTtgctattacaaaaataaaatggtaaataacaaaaacagggtatttgaccaaaaatattgaattagtcTTGTCAGATGAATTAGTAAAAAGTTATAGATACatatgaacattaaaaatataaatcgcATCTAAAATGGTTTAATAAAGGATAATATTACTTATCGATGTAAGTGACGCCTCCCGGGATTTTAACGTACTGTAACTTCGTGTTagttttggaaatctatctgacagGCTAATTCGACTGTTTTGTCAAATACAGTGTTACATAGTGATAACATGTATACATACTTAATGTAGATTTTCAATGCATTAATATCCTTGAACATCCTGCAAagtagaaatgtaaataaaattttacaaaaatgtagaAGCTAGTTCCTCATCTACCAATATATCATCTGGGTGGATCTCCTATCACTTTGACTTGcgattataaactttattaccAATTGAACAAGATCaattttccaataaattaaaCTGGTGATTAATTCAACAGATCGAAGTGTTTGGTGCGTCTAACCCCCTCACCAACTTAGTGTGCGACTTAAAAGGCATCCACCCAGACGATTCGTTTTCTCGAGTCCCCTACGAAAAGGGGAGCCTGTTCCTCCGGTACATAGAGGACCTGGTAGGAGGGCCCGGTGAGTACTGACCCTTAGATGTTGTTCTAGATCAATGATAACTTGGGGCCGACCAACCCGTTGACGAAACTAGTCCTTAATCTGACCAATGTGCACCCTGACGACTCGTTCTCGACAGTTCCTTATGAGAAGGGATCCCTGTTTCTGAGGTATTTGGAAGATGTACTCGGGGGACCTCGTAAgtactttgttttctttttgttttaagttttagacATTAAAATACGCCTGAATTGAAAGGCAGTATAAGCTGGCGAAAGTTCCACCCAGACCAAAGGGTTGAGTTATTGCTTTCCTTTTTTATGACAAATTCTGTGCTCAGCAATTTTTCAGCTTTTCAAGTTtttcaagtaataataaatatttaaatcaacatAAAAAACCTAGATACCAAATATTGGAACCTGTAATACCCAGCTTACAGAGCCAACTAGCGTGGTTATCAATCTTCAAACTTACCAGAACTTAACCTAAACCCAGCACTGAGACATGTATATCCATAAAGTGGTAATAACATAAAGTTTCTCATTTCTCCAACAGCGGTATTCGATGGCTTCATCCGCTCTTACCTGTCGAACTTCAGCAAGCAGTCCATCGACACTGACCAGTTCAAATCGTACCTCCTGGACTACTTCAAGGACACGGACAAGCTGAACAGCGTCGACTGGGAGACCTGGCTGCACAAGAGCGGTATGCCGCCCATCATTCCCAAGTTAGTTTATATAGAAAAGCtctattttatgtttatgtacaCGTCATTTTTTCGTCGTTATAAGGCTATGCATAGACGCTGATGTACCGTTGATACAGTCTAGTTTCACGTTCCTTGTTGCTGACAGACAGCTGCTCATACTCCATTAAGTAGCCAGTATTGTCATCTAAGGGACTAAGAATGGCTGAAAATCTACGCTGTTTTTGATCGTGCTCGTCCGGGTACGGCATCAGTTGAGCCACCTACTATTTTTAGGTCTACCTTCCATTTAATTTACCCGTTAAGTTTTCTTTTCGTGATTATGTCattttagtaacaataaatgacttacaatttattatacctTTAACATGATAAAATGTACACATTTTCAccacttttttttactttagctaCGACACATCGATGACGAAAGTAATAACGGCGCTACTGGTCAAGATCGCAGACCCCAGTCACAACATATCGCACCAGGACGTCGCGTCGTTCACGCCGCACCAGATGATACACTTGCTTCAGCAGCTGGTAGATAAGGAACCGCTACCCATTGATAAACTGCAGAAGATTGGACAGGAGTACAAAGTCAACGAGAACACTAATACGGAGATTAAATACAGGTATATCACTGAATAAAACTTAGATCAGTTAAGCTAGGTGTAAGAATTTTGCGgtttgtataaatcataataaataattataatcaacaaCAG includes these proteins:
- the LOC113504874 gene encoding leukotriene A-4 hydrolase isoform X1, with amino-acid sequence MHSCKNSFLVPSLGEGLKRIPSGSALCLLLPVLIAQKIQVRAMGALSPLDPASYSRPEKAIIKHISLALTVDFEKQILCGSATLNFDVLQDINDVILDVSNLTIESVEAEDGSQLQYKVGDHVPNFGSKLTVLLPKKLDSGEKLKIKIKYSTDPTASALQWLEAEQTSGKKHPYLFSQCQPIHARSILPCQDSPAVKFTYDAEITAPEEFTVLMSALRGEVKSNKTTFRQPMPLPSYLVALAVGVLESRQLGPRSLVWSEKEEIERSAWEFAETEKYLQAAEKLCGPYEWRQYDLLVLPPSFPYGGMENPCLTFVTPTLLAGDRSQAEVIVHEIMHSWTGNLVTNRNFEHFWLNEGFTVFLERKVAASLINDSSEAKKSRDFHSLLGLQELNEAINDNLGPTNPLTKLVLNLTNVHPDDSFSTVPYEKGSLFLRYLEDVLGGPPVFDGFIRSYLSNFSKQSIDTDQFKSYLLDYFKDTDKLNSVDWETWLHKSGMPPIIPNYDTSMTKVITALLVKIADPSHNISHQDVASFTPHQMIHLLQQLVDKEPLPIDKLQKIGQEYKVNENTNTEIKYRWLRMCIRSKDSSKLKDVFDFVNGQGRMKYVRPIYRDLYAWQEVRNQAIDNFLKNEKYMMHVSAYTLRKDLHLAEKTKATE
- the LOC113504874 gene encoding leukotriene A-4 hydrolase isoform X2; amino-acid sequence: MHSCKNSFLVPSLGEGLKRIPSGSALCLLLPVLIAQKIQVRAMGALSPLDPASYSRPEKAIIKHISLALTVDFEKQILCGSATLNFDVLQDINDVILDVSNLTIESVEAEDGSQLQYKVGDHVPNFGSKLTVLLPKKLDSGEKLKIKIKYSTDPTASALQWLEAEQTSGKKHPYLFSQCQPIHARSILPCQDSPAVKFTYDAEITAPEEFTVLMSALRGEVKSNKTTFRQPMPLPSYLVALAVGVLESRQLGPRSLVWSEKEEIERSAWEFAETEKYLQAAEKLCGPYEWRQYDLLVLPPSFPYGGMENPCLTFVTPTLLAGDRSQAEVIVHEIMHSWTGNLVTNRNFEHFWLNEGFTVFLERKVAASLINDSSEAKKSRDFHSLLGLQELNEAIEVFGASNPLTNLVCDLKGIHPDDSFSRVPYEKGSLFLRYIEDLVGGPAVFDGFIRSYLSNFSKQSIDTDQFKSYLLDYFKDTDKLNSVDWETWLHKSGMPPIIPNYDTSMTKVITALLVKIADPSHNISHQDVASFTPHQMIHLLQQLVDKEPLPIDKLQKIGQEYKVNENTNTEIKYRWLRMCIRSKDSSKLKDVFDFVNGQGRMKYVRPIYRDLYAWQEVRNQAIDNFLKNEKYMMHVSAYTLRKDLHLAEKTKATE